Proteins encoded in a region of the Panicum hallii strain FIL2 chromosome 3, PHallii_v3.1, whole genome shotgun sequence genome:
- the LOC112885211 gene encoding uncharacterized protein LOC112885211, producing the protein MRMLAYGTIADSLDDGYAMAESTVLECVKEFASTIISEFEEDYLRPPNQAELNRILAENEARGFPGMIGRSSNDLNVLDRSHVFDDLANGRTHPVEYFVNGNKYDMTYYLADKIYPDWATFVKTKSDPINSKDKTFAEAQEAARKDVEQSERDMETDENEFREANDPPILRDRTITELNDYMAAYHKIQDRPTSKRLQQDLIEHHWMLKGNEIGPYARRSRQ; encoded by the exons ATGCGGATGCTTGCCTATGGCACTATAGCTGACTCCCTTGATGATGGTTATGCCATGGCAGAGAGTACCGTTTTGGAATGTGTTAAGGAGTTTGCCAGCACGATCATTTCTGAGTTTGAAGAAGACTACCTAAGACCACCTAACCAGGCTGAGTTGAATCGGATTCTTGCAGAGAATGAGGCTCGAGGCTTTCCCGGGATGATTGGAA GATCAAGCAATGACTTGAATGTGTTGGATCGCTCACATGTGTTTGATGATCTGGCCAATGGAAGAACTCACCCCGTAGAATACTTTGTGAATGGTAACAAGTATGATATGACATACTATCTTGCCGATAAGATATATCCTGATTGGGCGACGTTTGTTAAAACTAAAAGTGACCCTATAAATTCGAAGGACAAGACATTCGCCGAAGCTCAAGAAGCTGCAAGAAAGGATGTGGAAC AGTCGGAGCGGGACATGGAGACAGATGAGAACGAGTTTCGTGAGGCCAATGACCCACCAATTCTTAGGGACAGAACTATAACCGAGCTTAATGACTACATGGCTGCATACCATAAAATCCAGGACCGGCCGACATCCAAGCGCCTGCAACAAGACCTCATTGAGCACCATTGGATGTTGAAAGGAAACGAGATAGGGCCATATGCGCGGAGGTCTCGGCAGTAG
- the LOC112888101 gene encoding protein PXR1-like — MDLETENRLASLLLEEARRLQLEADREGVHAYLRKPNVRHRPNSRFLTATVRGVQQANRVVEVNEMWRAREKELELESKVKSRSSKSKDLDDSRGEKRKSDSRNHSSSSRVEQEGITYSNSYSDQEDGLGDDEIERFLHSRVKRGRGAVGSRMDEPGPYLDLLSHHKDEPSPDIRVEEKWERRVQGPEKPSFLRSKSPDDYWHKEVLDGKPSSSDPQSKKEKKRKSEKKDKRDKNKEKYKKKSKNCNHHRHKSQRRE; from the exons ATGGATCTGGAGACAGAGAATCGTCTTGCTTCTTTACTACTTGAAGAGGCGCGGAGATTACAGTTAGAAGCTGACAGGGAAGGTGTTCATGCATATCTTCGAAAGCCTAATGTAAGGCATCGTCCAAACTCTCGGTTCCTCACGGCTACAGTTCGTGGAGTTCAGCAAG CGAACCGTGTTGTGGAAGTCAATGAAATGTGGCGTGCCAGGGAAAAAGAGCTTGAGTTGGAGTCAAAGGTGAAAAGCAGAAGTAGCAAGAGTAAGGATCTTGATGACTCAAGAGGTGAGAAGCGTAAAAGTGACTCAAGAAACCATAGCTCCAGCTCAAGGGTTGAACAAGAAGGGATCACTTATAGTAATTCCTACTCAGACCAGGAGGATGGTCTGGGGgatgatgaaattgaaagatttCTTCATTCAAG GGTGAAGCGAGGACGTGGGGCTGTTGGCTCTAGGATGGACGAGCCCGGTCCATACCTTGATTTGTTGTCCCATCATAAAGACGAGCCTAGTCCTGACATCCGTGTGGAAGAAAAATGGGAACGCCGAGTGCAAGGCCCAGAGAAGCCTTCGTTTTTGAGATCCAAGTCTCCTGATGATTATTGGCATAAGGAAGTGTTGGATGGAAAGCCATCAAGCTCCGATCCACAGagcaagaaagaaaagaaaaggaaatcaGAGAAAAAAGATAAGAGAGATAAAAATAAGGAAAAGTACAAGaagaaatccaaaaattgcaatcATCACCGCCACAAAAGCCAAAGAAGGGAGTGA
- the LOC112885913 gene encoding uncharacterized protein LOC112885913 — protein MEPSPAPGELGAMLQAAGDFASYPGLHSDDTVRQFLERCPLPKLLGALQSEADVPGMVETVTECLDKVFSSRYGASLLPSYGAFIQAGLLTDSNSIRKLACKAVLYLLDKAEDSAAAVETVVQHNLYPVLINCLIEGDEEISAIILDAVKRLAEIPKGAEIIFPPDGQGSVQLDRVASQSSSLARIRILSLIAKLFTVSSYTATAIRDSNLLSIFEDEIKDRRDMLKTLSALEVLYELVEHPHSNTFLLKTNLIQLISDVINDSSADSVIRSRAALISGRLLSSADAFTVIDQSCVTNLLAVIDKILKMEESQNTDEIESALETLGLIGTTTQGAHFLLTSSNVARHVVETSFDRQGRGRQLAALHAFGSICGADRQEDQMKLDGQAEEYLKRLVYTTAANSSKLTPSALLLSILQQDPDIRIAGYRVISGLVVREWCLREVCLNSEIIRLVTDPTMETTKLGMEARYNCCVAINKSLLSSHLLHEKSLSELIGKLNDAVRRGPYLSERKRVEARPVVVPAERF, from the exons ATGGAGCCCTCGCCGGCGCCGGGAGAGCTGGGCGCGATGCTTCAGGCGGCTGGCGACTTCGCGTCCTACCCAG GGTTGCATAGTGATGATACTGTGAGGCAGTTCCTGGAACGATGTCCTCTGCCTAAGCTGTTAGG GGCATTGCAGAGTGAAGCAGATGTACCTGGGATGGTTGAAACTGTCACAGAATGCTTAGACAAAGTATTTTCTTCAAGATATGGAGCATCGCTTCTGCCaagctatggt GCATTTATTCAAGCTGGATTGCTCACAGACTCAAACAGCATCAGAAAATTAGCCTGCAAAGCT GTACTCTATCTTCTTGACAAAGCTGAAGATAGTGCTGCTGCGGTGGAAACAGTTGTGCAGCACAATCTGTATCCTGTTCTAATCAATTGTTTGATTGAGGG AGATGAAGAGATTTCAGCAATCATTCTGGATGCTGTGAAGCGTTTAGcagaaattcctaaaggagct GAAATCATATTCCCACCCGATGGTCAAGGATCCGTGCAACTTGACAGAGTGGCATCTCAGTCATCCTCTTTG GCACGGATTCGTATTCTATCTTTGATAGCCAAGCTCTTCACTGTTTCAAGTTATACTGCTACTGCCATTCGTGATTCAAACCTTCTCAGCATATTTGAAGATGAAATAAAAGATAGAAGGGATATGCTTAAAACCCTCAGCGCGCTGGAGGTCCTATATGAG CTTGTTGAACACCCTCACAGCAATACTTTCCTGCTGAAGACCAACTTGATTCAACTTATAAGTGATGTGATCAA TGATTCCTCAGCTGATTCTGTTATACGGTCAAGAGCAGCATTAATTAGCGGGAGGCTTCTTTCTTCAGCTGATGCTTTCACAGTGATAGACCAATCTT GTGTTACAAACCTGCTCGCGGTGATAGACAAAATATTGAAGATGGAAGAAAGCCAGAATACTGATGAAATTGAGAGTGCATTGGAAACCTTAGGTCTAATTGGTACAA CAACTCAAGGGGCACATTTCCTGCTGACATCATCAAATGTTGCTAGACATGTTGTTGAGACATCCTTTGACCGACAGGGCAGAGGTAGACAGCTG GCTGCTTTACATGCCTTTGGGAGCATCTGTGGTGCTGATAGGCAAGAAGACCAAATGAAACTGGATGGTCAAGCTGAAGAGTACTTGAAGCGCTTGGTCTATACCACCGCAGCAAACAGTTCAAAATTAACTCCTTCA GCTCTTCTTCTATCAATTCTGCAACAAGACCCGGATATACGGATAGCT GGCTACAGAGTAATATCAGGACTGGTTGTCCGGGAATGGTGCTTAAGGGAGGTTTGCTTAAATTCAGAGATAATCAGACTTGTTACAGATCCAACAATGGAGACAACGAAACTTG gcatggaagcTCGGTACAACTGCTGTGTGGCAATCAACAAGTCTTTATTGTCCTCGCATCTTCTGCATGAAAAAAGTCTATCTGAACTCATTGGAAAG TTGAATGATGCGGTGAGACGGGGCCCTTACCTTTCTGAAAGGAAGCGCGTGGAGGCACGGCCAGTGGTGGTCCCCGCAGAGAGGTTTTAA
- the LOC112887153 gene encoding aspartic proteinase NANA, chloroplast-like — protein MAFRGNLLVVLVLAASAIATGKSARLELVPAAPGASMAERAMDDRHRHTYITQKIASGRGGSRRVAAEVGASAVSLPVSSGAYAGTGQYFVKFLVGTPAQEFALVADTGSDLTWVKCNGAGGATPPGRVFRPADSKSWAPIPCSSDTCKLDVPFSLANCSAPTSPCAYDYRYKEGSAGARGVVGTDSATIALPDGKMVQMQDVVLGCSSTHDGQSFQAADGVISLGNSKISFASRAAARYGGSFSYCLVDHLAPRDATGYLAFGPGPAPKDSTPAAQTQLLLDPKMPFYGVKVEAIHVAGKALDIPAEVWDATKNGGTILDSGTTLTVLATPAYKAVVAALSTHLAGVPTVAFHPFEHCYNWTARRPGAPEIPKLAVQFAGSARLEPPAKSYVIDVKPGVKCIGVQEGESPGLSVIGNILQQEHLWEFDLKNRLVRFKQSTCTR, from the exons ATGGCGTTCCGAGGCAACCTGCTGGTGGTGCTCGTGCTTGCCGCGTCGGCCATCGCGACCGGCAAGTCGGCGAGGCTGGAGCTTGTCCCCGCCGCGCCGGGAGCGTCCATGGCCGAGCGGGCGATGGACGACCGGCACCGCCACACGTACATCACCCAAAAGATCGCATCGGGCCGAGGCGGGAGCCGGCGGGTTGCGGCGGAGGTCGGTGCGTCCGCGGTCTCCTTGCCGGTGTCGTCGGGGGCGTACGCCGGCACGGGGCAGTACTTTGTCAAGTTCCTTGTGGGCACGCCAGCGCAGGAGTTCGCACTGGTGGCGGACACCGGCAGCGACCTCACCTGGGTCAAGTGCAATggtgccggcggcgccaccccgCCGGGGCGCGTGTTCCGCCCCGCGGACTCCAAGTCGTGGGCGCCCATCCCTTGCTCGTCGGACACGTGCAAGTTGGACGTGCCCTTCTCCCTCGCCAATTGTTCCGCGCCCACCAGCCCCTGCGCCTATGATTACCG GTACAAGGAAGGCTCGGCGGGGGCGCGCGGCGTGGTGGGCACCGACTCCGCGACCATCGCGCTGCCCGACGGCAAGATGGTGCAGATGCAGGACGTGGTCCTCGGTTGCTCCTCAACGCACGACGGGCAGAGCTTCCAGGCAGCGGACGGCGTGATCAGCCTGGGGAACAGCAAGATCTCCTTCgcgtcccgcgccgccgcgcgctaCGGGGGCAGCTTCTCCTACTGCCTCGTCGACCACCTCGCCCCGCGCGACGCCACCGGGTACCTCGCCTTTGGCCCCGGGCCAGCTCCCAAGGACTCGACGCCGGCGGCCCAGACGCAGCTGCTGCTAGACCCCAAGATGCCCTTCTACGGCGTCAAGGTTGAAGCCATCCACGTGGCCGGCAAGGCGCTCGACATCCCCGCCGAGGTGTGGGACGCCACGAAGAACGGCGGCACAATCCTCGACTCCGGCACGACGCTGACGGTCCTGGCCACCCCGGCGTACAAGGCCGTGGTCGCGGCGCTGAGCACGCACCTGGCCGGGGTCCCCACGGTGGCCTTCCACCCGTTCGAGCACTGCTACAACTGGACGGCGCGCCGTCCGGGAGCGCCGGAGATCCCGAAGCTGGCGGTTCAGTTCGCCGGGTCGGCGCGGCTGGAGCCGCCGGCGAAGAGCTACGTGATCGACGTGAAACCGGGCGTGAAATGCATCGGCGTGCAGGAGGGCGAGTCGCCCGGGCTGTCCGTGATCGGCAACATCCTGCAGCAGGAGCACCTCTGGGAGTTCGACCTCAAGAACCGGCTGGTCAGGTTCAAGCAGTCGACCTGCACTCGATGA
- the LOC112883859 gene encoding aspartic proteinase NANA, chloroplast-like: protein MAARGHVLALLVLLALASATAASGGRHPHQHRHRHGRKSARLRLIPSAPGASLADRARDDRNRHAYIRSTLASRRRAAEVGASAFAMPLSSGAYTGTGQYFVRFRVGTPAQPFVLVADTGSDLTWVKCRGAAGSPPDAQPPAREFRPAASKSWAPIACSSDTCTSYVPFSLANCSTPASPCAYDYRYKDGSAARGVVGTDSATIALSGNTGADSSRRAKLQGVVLGCTASYDGQSFQSSDGVLSLGNSNISFASRAAARFGGRFSYCLVDHLAPRNATSYLTFGPGPEDAAAPSPASAPPAPEQTPLLLDRRMSPFYAVTVDTVYVAGEALDIPAEVWDVERNGGAILDSGTSLTILATPAYKAVVAALSKQLAGLPRVSMDPFEYCYNWTAGAPEIPELELHFAGSARLLPPAKSYVIDAAPGVKCIGVQEGAWPGVSVIGNILQQEHLWEFDLRDRWLRFKHTRCAQ from the exons atggcggcgcgcggccacgtgCTGGCGCTGCTCGTGCTGCTCGCGCTCGCCTCGGCGaccgcggcgagcggcgggcggcacccgcaccagcaccggcaccggcacgGCAGGAAGTCGGCGCGGCTGAGGCTGATCCCCTCCGCGCCGGGCGCGTCCCTCGCCGACCGCGCGCGGGACGACCGGAACCGGCACGCGTACATCAGGTCCACGCTGGcgtcgcgccgccgcgcggcggAGGTGGGCGCGTCGGCGTTCGCCATGCCGCTCTCGTCGGGGGCCTACACCGGCACGGGCCAGTACTTCGTGCGGTTCCGCGTGGGCACCCCCGCGCAGCCGTTCGTGCTGGTGGCGGACACCGGCAGCGACCTCACCTGGGTCAAGtgccgcggcgccgccgggtCGCCGCCGGACGCGCAGCCGCCGGCGCGCGAGTTCCGGCCCGCCGCCTCCAAGTCGTGGGCGCCCATCGCGTGCTCCTCCGACACGTGCACGTCCTACGTGCCCTTCTCCCTCGCCAACTGCTCCACGCCGGCCAGCCCCTGCGCCTACGACTACCG GTACAAGGACGgctcggcggcgcgcggcgtggtGGGCACGGACTCGGCGACCATCGCGCTGTCCGGGAACACCGGCGCGGACAGCAGCAGGCGCGCCAAGCTGCAGGGCGTGGTGCTGGGCTGCACGGCCTCGTACGACGGCCAGAGCTTCCAGTCCTCCGACGGCGTCCTCAGCCTGGGCAACAGCAACATCTCCTTCgcgtcccgcgccgccgcgcgcttCGGGGGCCGCTTCTCCTACTGCCTCGTCGACCACCTCGCCCCGCGCAACGCCACCAGCTACCTCACCTTCGGCCCGGGGCCCGAGGACGCCGCCGCCCCAAGCCCCGCCTccgcgccccccgcgccggaGCAGACGCCGCTGCTGCTCGACCGCCGGATGAGCCCGTTCTACGCCGTGACGGTGGACACCGTCTACGTGGCCGGCGAGGCGCTCGACATCCCCGCGGAGGTCTGGGACGTCGAAAGGAACGGCGGCGCGATCCTCGACTCGGGGACGAGCCTCACGATCCTCGCCACCCCGGCGTACAAGGCCGTGGTCGCGGCGCTGAGCAAGCAGCTCGCGGGGCTGCCGAGGGTGAGCATGGACCCGTTCGAGTACTGCTACAACTGGACGGCCGGCGCGCCGGAGATCCCGGAGCTGGAGTTGCACTTCGCCGGGTCGGCGCGGCTGCTGCCGCCGGCGAAGAGCTACGTGATCGACGCGGCGCCCGGGGTGAAGTGCATCGGCGTGCAGGAGGGGGCGTGGCCCGGGGTGTCGGTCATCGGTAACATCCTGCAGCAGGAGCACCTCTGGGAGTTCGACCTCAGGGACCGGTGGCTCCGATTCAAGCACACGCGCTGCGCCCAATGA